The following are from one region of the Advenella mimigardefordensis DPN7 genome:
- the sstT gene encoding serine/threonine transporter SstT, which produces MKLQHLFAGIARGNLVLQIIIGLILGILFGVFFPEAAQASAIIGTFFTGALKAVAPVLVFVLVMAAIAQHRSGTQVYIKPILALYVLGTFAAALVAVVASFAFPTTLTLVTSQVKQSAPTGIIEVLRSLVLNLIDNPVNAILTANYIGILSWAILLGVSLRHAGATTKSVLSDAAEAVTNVVRWVIRLAPLGIFSLIAVTVATTGLGELKAYGRLLLVLVSCMLFVALVVNPLIVYFKIRRNPYPLVFRCLAESGFTAFFTRSSAANIPVNLLLCKKLGLHEDTYSVSIPLGATINMAGAAVTITVLTLAAVHTVNIPVDIPTALLLSVLATVGACGASGVPGGSLLLIPMACSLFGINNDLAAQVVTVGLIISVIQDSCETALNSSTDVLFTAAADKAMQNPTAAECEIAI; this is translated from the coding sequence ATGAAGTTGCAGCATTTATTCGCGGGGATCGCCCGCGGCAATCTCGTCCTCCAGATCATCATCGGCCTGATTCTTGGTATTTTATTTGGCGTCTTTTTCCCTGAGGCCGCTCAAGCGAGTGCTATTATCGGCACCTTCTTTACCGGCGCCCTCAAGGCCGTCGCCCCGGTGCTGGTTTTTGTGCTGGTCATGGCTGCGATTGCCCAGCACCGCAGCGGTACCCAGGTTTATATCAAGCCTATATTAGCACTCTATGTGCTGGGGACATTCGCGGCAGCCCTGGTCGCGGTCGTCGCCAGTTTCGCCTTTCCGACCACACTTACGCTGGTGACCAGCCAGGTCAAGCAAAGTGCACCGACAGGAATTATAGAAGTGCTGCGTTCACTGGTACTCAATCTGATCGATAACCCGGTCAATGCCATTCTGACAGCAAACTATATCGGCATCCTGAGCTGGGCTATTTTATTGGGCGTCAGTCTGCGTCATGCCGGCGCCACCACCAAATCTGTCCTGAGCGATGCGGCAGAAGCCGTGACCAATGTGGTGCGATGGGTGATCCGCCTGGCCCCGCTTGGTATTTTCAGCCTGATCGCAGTCACTGTCGCCACGACAGGCCTGGGTGAACTGAAGGCTTATGGGCGACTGCTGCTGGTACTGGTCAGCTGCATGCTGTTTGTCGCGCTTGTGGTCAATCCGCTCATCGTTTACTTCAAGATTCGTCGCAATCCCTACCCCCTGGTCTTTCGCTGCCTGGCCGAAAGTGGCTTCACAGCCTTCTTCACGCGCAGCTCGGCCGCCAACATCCCGGTTAATCTGCTGTTGTGCAAAAAACTCGGTCTGCATGAAGACACCTACTCTGTATCCATTCCGCTGGGAGCCACGATCAATATGGCAGGTGCGGCTGTCACCATCACGGTCCTGACGCTGGCTGCCGTCCATACCGTGAATATCCCGGTTGATATTCCAACCGCATTGCTGCTGAGCGTGCTGGCGACCGTGGGTGCCTGCGGCGCCTCTGGGGTACCCGGCGGGTCGCTGTTGCTGATTCCCATGGCCTGCAGTCTGTTCGGTATCAACAATGATCTGGCCGCCCAGGTGGTGACCGTCGGCCTCATTATCAGTGTGATACAGGACTCCTGCGAAACGGCGTTAAACTCCTCTACCGATGTGCTGTTTACAGCCGCAGCAGACAAAGCCATGCAGAACCCGACCGCAGCAGAGTGCGAAATCGCAATTTGA
- a CDS encoding CDP-diacylglycerol diphosphatase, whose translation MSVRFRCGNAAAIIITASLLVACHRSVVPQPAAAVPTRQVPHGDILWHFVHDQCVPNQQAGNQPPAPCKKVDTDQGYVIFKDKNGPLQYLHMPTQHVSGLEDPALLQASRTPYFAQAWHARDYMDRLLGKAIPVQEYALTVNSKSGRSQNHLHIHISCVRPALRDRLLGMHAQFDSRWRAVPGGINGHAYQVRTLSLNELEQRGPIALTITSLPQARQDMANVSLALYPLSEQQFLLFADHRYGASAEGDFQDHRCPQLLANH comes from the coding sequence GTGTCTGTCCGATTCCGCTGCGGCAATGCCGCCGCAATAATCATCACCGCCAGCCTGCTGGTCGCATGCCATCGCTCTGTGGTTCCCCAGCCAGCGGCAGCCGTGCCAACCAGACAGGTGCCGCACGGCGACATACTCTGGCATTTTGTGCATGACCAATGCGTCCCTAATCAACAGGCGGGTAACCAACCCCCTGCCCCTTGCAAAAAGGTGGATACGGACCAGGGTTATGTGATCTTTAAGGATAAGAACGGGCCCCTGCAATACTTGCATATGCCTACACAGCACGTGAGCGGTCTGGAAGACCCCGCGCTGTTGCAGGCCAGCCGTACCCCGTATTTTGCGCAAGCCTGGCACGCCCGGGACTATATGGATCGCTTGCTGGGTAAAGCCATCCCTGTGCAGGAGTATGCCCTCACCGTTAATTCAAAATCGGGCCGCAGCCAGAATCATCTGCATATACACATTTCCTGCGTGCGCCCCGCCCTGCGCGACCGGCTGCTTGGCATGCACGCGCAATTTGACTCGCGCTGGCGAGCTGTGCCCGGCGGCATCAATGGTCATGCATACCAGGTGCGAACCTTGTCGTTGAACGAACTCGAACAACGAGGGCCCATTGCCCTGACCATCACCTCGCTGCCGCAGGCACGGCAGGATATGGCAAATGTGAGTCTGGCCTTGTATCCACTGTCTGAGCAGCAATTTCTGCTGTTTGCCGATCACCGTTACGGCGCATCGGCCGAAGGCGATTTTCAGGACCATCGCTGTCCGCAATTGCTGGCAAACCACTAA
- a CDS encoding ribonuclease domain-containing protein, translated as MQRLLSTFILAMCAPAYAMGWAAPTPAPSKSSTALAGGIDRCEVVLDTFNKTALDGQVDPGQLSDIVRSLNARQQLPAYFVTKKQARQAGWSPGQYFADIPALRGKSIGGDHFGNYERRLPQGQWKEADLDYRGKKRNAKRLIFAQAGQQYVTVDHYETFHKVPACR; from the coding sequence ATGCAACGTTTGCTGTCAACATTCATATTGGCCATGTGCGCACCGGCGTATGCTATGGGCTGGGCCGCGCCCACCCCGGCTCCTTCCAAGAGCAGTACCGCCCTGGCTGGCGGCATCGATCGCTGTGAGGTGGTACTGGACACCTTCAATAAAACAGCGCTTGACGGGCAGGTGGATCCTGGCCAATTAAGCGATATCGTACGTTCCCTGAACGCCAGGCAGCAATTGCCCGCTTACTTTGTCACCAAAAAGCAGGCCCGGCAGGCAGGCTGGTCGCCAGGGCAGTATTTCGCCGATATACCCGCGCTACGCGGTAAGTCTATCGGAGGTGACCATTTCGGCAACTATGAGCGACGCTTGCCGCAAGGACAATGGAAAGAGGCAGATCTGGATTACCGCGGAAAAAAGCGTAACGCCAAACGGCTGATTTTCGCCCAGGCTGGTCAGCAGTATGTGACCGTGGATCATTATGAGACATTTCACAAGGTGCCCGCATGTCGATGA
- a CDS encoding sensor histidine kinase: protein MIRQFVRFLDRTWNSISFRLTFNYGMLAIFSILVLMAFIYLQVVGALHSQLQRQIASTTHRLVTDFEAGGSDRLIRSLAFTLSDEVDSDQELYLLINQAGEKVIGNLDAAPVSRLSEIAEANVARNGLALTGRFKVSILDDGSTLIVGVDLTETNRTIALIGQACLVTLFVALMLVIVGTFIFRRELDFRVSSIHKTATQISSGQLSSRIPLSEIHDEFYHLSHEINSMLDRIEALMKGVRHVSDTIAHNLRTPLTRIISRLRTVQRPGHSAQEVLQATHFAVQEIENLNQLFEKLLQISEIEAGVHRQRFRVCDFSAIAEDVIDLYSAFAEDRHRRLSLTIHGDCHIDGDADLLASMLANLVDNALKYTREHVWVSVHAEQGQLSIQIEDDGPGIPVSEYGNVGKHFYQLDPNATGFGLGLKSVMAIVAMHDGTLCFEDRQPGLKITIVFPIEQV, encoded by the coding sequence ATGATTCGGCAATTTGTCCGTTTTCTGGACCGGACATGGAATTCGATCTCCTTCAGACTGACCTTTAACTATGGCATGCTGGCCATCTTTTCCATCCTGGTCCTGATGGCATTTATTTATTTGCAGGTGGTAGGTGCGCTGCATTCACAATTGCAGCGTCAGATTGCGTCGACCACCCATCGACTGGTGACCGATTTTGAAGCGGGTGGTTCAGATCGCCTGATTCGTTCTCTTGCCTTTACCCTATCGGATGAAGTGGATTCCGATCAGGAACTGTATCTATTGATTAATCAGGCCGGTGAAAAGGTCATCGGCAACCTGGATGCCGCACCGGTTTCTCGTCTGTCGGAAATTGCGGAAGCCAATGTGGCCAGGAATGGTCTGGCGCTTACCGGCAGATTCAAGGTGTCCATCCTGGATGACGGCAGCACACTGATTGTCGGGGTGGATCTGACCGAGACCAACAGAACCATCGCGCTGATCGGTCAGGCCTGCCTGGTTACTTTATTTGTCGCCTTAATGCTGGTTATTGTGGGCACTTTCATATTCAGGCGCGAACTCGATTTCCGGGTCAGTAGCATTCACAAGACTGCGACGCAAATCAGCAGCGGTCAACTGTCTTCACGAATCCCTCTATCCGAAATACACGACGAGTTTTATCACCTGAGCCACGAAATCAATTCAATGCTGGACCGTATCGAGGCACTCATGAAAGGCGTCCGTCACGTATCCGATACGATTGCGCATAATCTGCGCACGCCGCTGACCCGGATTATCAGCCGGCTGCGCACGGTGCAGCGGCCTGGCCATTCGGCGCAGGAGGTGTTGCAGGCGACGCACTTTGCCGTTCAGGAAATTGAAAATCTGAACCAGCTTTTTGAGAAGCTATTGCAAATTTCCGAGATCGAGGCAGGCGTGCATCGGCAGCGCTTTCGGGTGTGTGATTTTTCGGCAATTGCGGAGGACGTCATTGATCTATACAGTGCTTTTGCCGAAGACCGCCATCGCCGGCTGTCGTTGACGATTCATGGCGACTGTCATATTGATGGGGATGCAGACCTGCTTGCCAGCATGCTGGCCAATCTGGTGGACAACGCATTGAAATACACGCGTGAGCATGTCTGGGTGAGTGTGCATGCAGAGCAGGGGCAGCTATCCATTCAGATCGAAGATGATGGGCCGGGCATTCCTGTCAGCGAATACGGCAATGTAGGCAAACACTTTTATCAGCTGGACCCTAATGCGACCGGCTTCGGTCTTGGGCTCAAGAGCGTCATGGCCATCGTCGCCATGCATGACGGGACATTGTGCTTTGAGGACCGCCAGCCCGGCCTGAAAATTACGATTGTGTTTCCAATCGAACAGGTATAG
- a CDS encoding barstar family protein gives MKVVRPTPAPLKTCELTHIHSIDDVYDQLQVALHLPQYFGRNLDALYDSLSTDVKGPYRIVWLGHARSALDLGESYYEGLLDIFRAVARERGDVQLELE, from the coding sequence ATGAAGGTCGTACGCCCCACCCCCGCGCCGCTCAAGACCTGCGAACTAACACATATTCATTCGATTGATGATGTGTATGATCAATTGCAGGTAGCGCTGCATCTGCCGCAGTATTTCGGTCGTAATCTGGATGCGTTATACGATAGCCTGAGCACGGATGTAAAGGGGCCCTACCGCATTGTCTGGCTCGGTCATGCCCGCAGTGCGCTTGATCTGGGTGAGTCGTATTATGAAGGCTTGCTGGATATTTTCAGGGCAGTAGCTCGCGAACGCGGCGACGTCCAGCTCGAGTTGGAGTGA
- a CDS encoding lytic murein transglycosylase: MTIGIPAAAFAQSGGDFSACMQKLQPQAARAGISAQSFAQFTQGVTPDMSILEKLNYQPEFRQPIWDYLAGLVDDQRVSEGKSNLARYADVLRRVSAQYGVDPATVVAVWGVESNFGQTQGKYPLVQALGTLSCYGRRQAYFQKEFFATLRILQSGDIQPQRLVGSWAGAFGHTQFMPTTFERLAVDFDGDGRRDLMDNAADALASTANFLAKGGWQTGQPWGFEVRLPAGMNTAGEGRRNKKSVSAWAAQGVTAVDGQPLDARVSGSQKAGLLTPAGAAGPAFLVFRNFDVIYGYNAAESYALAIAHLSDRLRGAGPFVTAWPTDDPGLSRAERITLQKALLSRGYDIGEPDGLIGSKTRDAIKTEQSKLGLTPDGRAGQKILRALQ, encoded by the coding sequence TGCAGCCGCAAGCGGCGCGCGCCGGCATTTCGGCGCAATCCTTTGCCCAGTTTACTCAGGGCGTTACGCCGGATATGAGTATTCTGGAAAAACTGAATTATCAGCCGGAATTTCGTCAACCGATCTGGGATTATCTGGCCGGCCTGGTCGATGACCAACGGGTCAGTGAAGGCAAAAGCAATCTGGCCCGCTATGCCGATGTATTGCGCCGTGTGTCTGCACAGTACGGCGTCGATCCGGCAACTGTCGTGGCGGTTTGGGGCGTAGAGAGCAACTTCGGACAAACACAGGGCAAATACCCGCTGGTGCAGGCACTGGGCACACTCAGTTGCTACGGTCGCCGCCAGGCCTATTTCCAAAAAGAATTTTTTGCCACGCTACGGATTCTGCAATCAGGTGATATCCAGCCGCAACGCCTGGTCGGCTCCTGGGCTGGCGCTTTCGGACACACCCAATTTATGCCGACCACGTTCGAGCGGCTGGCGGTCGACTTCGACGGTGACGGACGCCGCGACCTGATGGACAACGCCGCCGATGCCCTGGCCTCTACCGCCAACTTCCTGGCCAAGGGCGGCTGGCAGACCGGGCAGCCCTGGGGGTTTGAAGTGCGTCTGCCTGCCGGCATGAACACAGCCGGCGAGGGCCGGCGCAATAAAAAATCGGTTTCTGCCTGGGCTGCGCAAGGCGTGACTGCCGTAGACGGCCAACCGCTGGACGCCCGTGTCTCGGGTAGCCAGAAAGCCGGACTGCTGACACCAGCGGGCGCTGCCGGACCGGCGTTTCTGGTGTTCCGTAATTTCGATGTGATTTATGGCTATAATGCCGCCGAAAGCTATGCGCTTGCTATTGCGCACTTAAGCGACCGGCTGCGCGGCGCAGGGCCTTTTGTCACCGCCTGGCCAACAGACGACCCTGGTCTGTCAAGGGCCGAGCGGATTACGCTGCAAAAAGCCTTGCTCAGCCGGGGCTATGACATTGGTGAGCCTGACGGACTAATCGGCAGCAAGACCCGCGACGCAATCAAAACAGAGCAAAGTAAACTCGGATTAACGCCTGATGGTCGCGCCGGACAAAAAATCCTGCGGGCCTTGCAATAA
- a CDS encoding tripartite tricarboxylate transporter permease, with protein sequence MELLEHLALGFSVAFTPENLLYALLGCILGTLIGVLPGIGPVPTIAMLLPLTYILPPTAGLIMLAGIYYGAQYGGSTTAILVALPGETSAVVTVLDGHQMAKNGRAGAALAIAAIGSFFAGCFATVLLAAFAPPLAEVAFKFGPAEYFSLMVLGLVGAVVLASGSLPKAICMILLGLMLGMVGTDVNSGVARFDFGIPELQDGIDFAVVAMGVFGLAEIMNNLAQKENRVDITDKIGSLYPNKQEFKEAAPACIRGTLLGSALGILPGGGAVLSSFASYTLEKKLSRNPERFGKGHPAGLAGPESANNAAAQTSFIPLLTLGIPGNAVMALMVGAMTIHNIQPGPQVMSSHPELFWGLIASMWIGNVMLVILNLPLIGLWVKLLKVPYRVLFPAIVLFCTVGVYSLNYNVFDIYIMAAFGIIGYVWSKLKCEGAPLLLGLVLGPMMEENFRRALLLSRGEFSTFVTRPLSLSLLVLAAALVVLVALPSIRKKREETFVEED encoded by the coding sequence ATGGAATTACTTGAACATTTGGCGCTCGGGTTTTCGGTTGCCTTCACGCCTGAAAACCTGCTGTATGCACTGCTCGGTTGTATTCTGGGAACGCTGATTGGCGTGCTGCCTGGTATCGGCCCTGTGCCCACCATCGCCATGCTGCTGCCCCTGACATATATTCTGCCTCCTACCGCTGGCCTGATTATGCTTGCCGGGATTTATTACGGTGCGCAGTACGGCGGCTCCACCACGGCCATTCTGGTAGCGCTGCCGGGAGAAACCTCGGCGGTGGTCACGGTATTGGACGGTCACCAGATGGCCAAGAACGGGCGAGCGGGGGCAGCACTTGCCATCGCTGCTATCGGCTCGTTCTTTGCTGGTTGCTTCGCAACCGTTCTGCTGGCTGCCTTTGCACCTCCCCTGGCTGAAGTGGCCTTTAAATTCGGTCCGGCCGAATACTTCTCCCTGATGGTTCTTGGTCTGGTGGGCGCAGTGGTGCTGGCTTCGGGCTCTCTGCCCAAAGCGATTTGCATGATTCTGCTCGGGTTGATGCTGGGTATGGTGGGTACCGACGTGAACTCCGGCGTTGCCCGGTTTGACTTTGGGATTCCGGAACTGCAGGATGGTATTGACTTTGCCGTGGTAGCGATGGGTGTTTTCGGCCTGGCTGAAATCATGAATAACCTGGCACAAAAAGAAAATCGCGTCGACATTACCGACAAGATCGGCAGCCTGTATCCGAACAAACAGGAGTTCAAAGAAGCAGCACCGGCATGTATCCGCGGTACGCTGCTGGGTTCCGCGCTGGGTATTCTGCCAGGCGGTGGCGCCGTGCTGTCTTCGTTTGCGTCCTATACACTGGAGAAAAAGCTCTCCAGAAATCCGGAACGTTTCGGCAAAGGTCACCCTGCCGGTCTGGCTGGCCCTGAGTCTGCCAATAACGCAGCAGCACAAACCTCATTCATCCCTCTGCTGACGCTGGGCATTCCTGGTAACGCGGTAATGGCGCTGATGGTGGGTGCCATGACGATTCACAATATTCAGCCCGGCCCACAGGTTATGTCCAGCCACCCCGAACTGTTCTGGGGCCTGATCGCCTCTATGTGGATTGGTAACGTGATGCTGGTGATTCTGAACCTGCCACTGATCGGCCTGTGGGTGAAACTGCTTAAAGTACCTTACCGTGTACTGTTCCCTGCTATTGTGCTGTTTTGTACCGTCGGTGTGTACTCGCTGAATTACAACGTATTCGACATTTACATCATGGCTGCTTTCGGTATCATCGGCTACGTGTGGAGCAAACTCAAATGCGAAGGTGCCCCGCTGCTACTCGGCCTGGTGCTTGGCCCGATGATGGAAGAAAACTTCCGTCGCGCCCTGCTCCTGTCACGCGGTGAATTCAGTACTTTTGTCACCCGTCCGCTGTCTCTGTCCCTTCTGGTGTTGGCTGCCGCCCTGGTGGTACTGGTTGCGCTGCCATCGATTCGCAAAAAACGCGAAGAGACGTTCGTCGAAGAAGACTAG
- a CDS encoding MFS transporter, with the protein MTNPSPNDSAKDSTASDGGASHIMLQRRFAPYFWTQISGAANDNLFKFAVTIMLTYHVSVSWLPPEMAGVVINGMFIVPFLLLSAVSGQMSDKFEKARFMRWIKTVEIGIMALAAYGLVYQHVYILLLCVLLMGIHSTVFGPVKFAYLPQVFHGTALVSSNGWVEMGTFVAILLGNMAGGFMAGIEGSGYHYVAASCVVIAMIGRLCSGLIPPTSVASPELKLDWNPIAGTIENLKYAFHDLHVFKSILLISWMWFFGAVYLNIFPVFAKEILRGDEQVATLLLGVFSIGVGFGSVLCGWIGKKGLNVLKLVPVGAAGMTVFSVLLYFSTHNLNATHLLALHEFVSLPANWLLIAGLFLLSMSAGLYSVPLYVLIQQKTPKTHSARVIAANNIMNAIFLVASSLLTGLLIAFSTVPLIVLFLAIANAIFVFIVMRSDHSYITEMREPME; encoded by the coding sequence ATGACCAATCCCTCCCCCAACGATTCTGCCAAAGACAGCACTGCATCCGACGGCGGTGCATCCCATATCATGCTGCAACGGCGTTTTGCCCCTTATTTCTGGACACAGATATCGGGTGCCGCCAATGACAATCTGTTCAAGTTCGCCGTCACAATCATGCTTACCTATCATGTATCGGTGAGCTGGCTGCCCCCTGAAATGGCAGGCGTGGTGATCAATGGCATGTTCATTGTCCCGTTTTTGCTGCTGTCTGCGGTAAGCGGGCAAATGTCGGACAAATTCGAAAAAGCGCGCTTCATGCGCTGGATCAAAACCGTCGAGATCGGGATCATGGCCCTGGCCGCATACGGCCTCGTATACCAGCACGTGTACATCCTGCTGTTATGCGTGCTGCTGATGGGCATCCACTCCACTGTTTTCGGACCGGTTAAATTTGCCTATTTACCCCAGGTCTTTCACGGCACCGCCCTGGTCAGCAGCAACGGCTGGGTCGAAATGGGTACCTTTGTCGCCATTTTGCTGGGCAATATGGCCGGCGGATTCATGGCCGGCATAGAAGGCTCAGGCTACCATTATGTGGCGGCCAGTTGTGTCGTCATCGCCATGATAGGCAGGCTGTGTTCCGGGCTGATTCCGCCCACGTCGGTGGCCTCGCCCGAACTGAAGCTGGACTGGAATCCGATAGCCGGCACCATCGAAAACCTCAAGTACGCCTTTCATGATCTGCATGTTTTCAAAAGCATTCTGCTGATCAGCTGGATGTGGTTTTTTGGCGCAGTATATCTGAATATTTTCCCGGTCTTTGCCAAGGAAATCCTGCGCGGTGACGAACAGGTGGCCACCCTGCTTTTGGGCGTGTTTTCCATCGGGGTGGGGTTTGGCTCGGTCCTGTGCGGCTGGATTGGCAAGAAAGGGCTGAATGTGCTTAAGCTGGTTCCTGTCGGCGCTGCCGGCATGACGGTGTTTTCCGTACTGCTTTATTTTTCTACGCATAATCTGAATGCAACACATCTGCTGGCGCTGCACGAATTTGTGTCGCTGCCGGCGAACTGGCTGTTAATCGCCGGACTGTTTCTGCTGAGCATGTCCGCCGGACTGTACAGCGTTCCGCTGTATGTGCTGATCCAGCAAAAAACACCCAAAACGCACTCCGCCCGCGTGATTGCCGCCAACAATATCATGAATGCCATTTTTCTGGTGGCCAGCTCGCTCCTTACCGGGCTGCTGATCGCCTTTAGCACCGTCCCGCTGATCGTACTGTTTCTTGCCATTGCCAATGCCATTTTCGTGTTTATCGTCATGCGCTCTGACCATTCGTACATTACCGAAATGCGCGAACCCATGGAGTAA
- a CDS encoding DUF421 domain-containing protein → MAMLNEVFQMQQTFSEAFLRSTAIYWGIYLLFRFAGRRNIGSLGFADIVVVMLVSEAVGNGLSGTSDTVTDGLAVAAGIVLWSFLIDRLGYFFPPVSRLLSPDQLLLIKDGVLQLKNMRREYVTRGELLEQLRINGVADLAQVRRAYLETNGEISVITRDRRDGSGSTGTKPDTIARTSDTATRNSNDNDR, encoded by the coding sequence ATGGCTATGCTAAATGAAGTATTTCAGATGCAGCAGACGTTCAGCGAAGCTTTTTTACGGAGTACGGCGATCTACTGGGGCATTTATCTGCTTTTCCGGTTCGCCGGGCGGCGCAACATTGGCTCCCTGGGATTTGCCGATATCGTGGTTGTGATGCTGGTATCAGAAGCCGTCGGCAATGGCTTGTCAGGTACCTCAGATACCGTCACCGATGGACTGGCGGTCGCGGCAGGCATTGTTCTATGGTCCTTTCTGATCGACCGCCTGGGATACTTCTTTCCGCCGGTAAGCCGGTTGCTATCGCCTGATCAGTTGCTGCTCATCAAAGACGGGGTCCTGCAACTGAAAAACATGCGCCGCGAATATGTCACGCGCGGCGAATTACTGGAGCAACTGCGCATTAACGGCGTAGCTGACCTGGCGCAGGTCAGACGTGCCTATCTGGAAACCAATGGCGAAATCAGCGTGATCACGAGAGACCGGCGTGACGGCTCCGGCAGCACGGGCACTAAGCCCGACACCATTGCACGCACGTCCGACACAGCAACCCGCAACAGCAATGATAACGACCGGTAG
- a CDS encoding response regulator transcription factor, with protein sequence MWHCLVIEDDYENARYIANGLNELRHDAVVCGNGADGMRRASEQQWDIIILDRMLPGNIDGLSILSTLRALGNKTPVLVLSALSGVDERVRGLKSGGDDYLTKPFAFSELVARIEALIRRAGTDETVKQMRVGDLKLDLINRKVERGGKLINLQPREYRLLVHMMQNAGNVVTRTMLLESVWDYRFDPQSNVIDVQISRLRRKIDSGFQTQLIHTVWGEGYVLSEQGRVTEPDSAPS encoded by the coding sequence ATGTGGCACTGTTTGGTCATTGAGGATGATTACGAAAACGCAAGATATATTGCCAATGGCCTGAATGAATTGCGGCACGACGCCGTCGTATGCGGCAACGGTGCAGACGGGATGCGTCGTGCCAGCGAACAGCAATGGGATATCATTATTCTGGACCGGATGCTGCCGGGCAATATCGACGGTTTGTCCATCCTGTCCACGCTGCGTGCCCTGGGCAATAAAACGCCCGTACTGGTGCTGAGTGCCTTGTCAGGGGTGGATGAGCGTGTCCGTGGCCTCAAGTCCGGGGGAGATGATTACCTGACCAAGCCGTTTGCCTTCTCTGAGCTGGTCGCCCGGATCGAAGCGCTGATCCGGCGGGCCGGGACTGATGAGACCGTCAAACAGATGCGTGTCGGCGACCTCAAACTGGATTTAATCAACCGTAAGGTCGAGCGGGGCGGCAAGCTCATCAATCTGCAACCCCGGGAGTATCGTTTGCTGGTTCATATGATGCAGAATGCCGGCAATGTGGTTACCCGTACGATGTTGCTGGAATCGGTGTGGGATTATCGTTTTGACCCGCAATCGAATGTCATTGATGTTCAGATCAGTCGGCTGCGACGCAAAATCGACAGCGGCTTTCAGACCCAACTGATTCATACGGTGTGGGGCGAGGGTTATGTGCTGTCGGAGCAGGGGCGGGTGACAGAACCGGATAGTGCACCATCATGA